The genomic region CTGGAGCTGGAATCCCAACTCGGGTGATACGGGCGGTATTTTAAAAGACGATTGGAAAACGGTGAATTGCGAGAAATATCAAAATCTACGTCGTCTGATGAGTTATTGTTCGGGCGATACCAATATTGGAATGGAATCATGTTCAAGCTCCACTCCAACACCTGTTTGCGGTAATGGAACAGTAGAAGCAGGCGAACAATGTGATGATCGTAACACTGTAAGTGGTGATGGTTGTTCTTCCTCTTGCCAAACTGAAACGCCTCCTCCTTCCGCTAACCTGACATGCACCGCCAAAGTTAGAGTAGAAGGCTCTTGGCCAGAGGGATCCAATTATAAAGCTAATATTGTGACCCAAATCACGGTGAATGGGCAGTCGTTGGGAAATAATTTTACGATGAAATATATTAATCCCTCTTATATTAATAAAACCAATGCCTGGGGATGGGATCCTGCTTTAATTTCGGGAGGTATGAGTGGACGCGGAACCTATATTAATTTAAATAACGGGGTAAAAAGCGAGGATCTCGGCATCAGCCTTATAGGTTCATCCAGCGCTCTCAAGCCTCAGCAGGTTTTGATTAACGACACGCTATGTACGATGCAATAATTATTTAAGAGAGGCTAAAATGCGGTCGACCGACGTAAGAGGTGCTCCCGATTGGGTTACAGGCCTGCCCACCACCAGATAATGACTACCATTTTGCATAGCATCACGGGGCGTAACAATACGTTTTTGATCACCGGCAGCATCATCAGGCATGCGGATACCCGGTGTTACCAAACAAAAATCTTTTCCACATTTTTGCGCAATTGCTTTTGTTTCTTGCGCAGAGCACACCACACCATCCAGCTCGGCCTGCTTGGCAAGGCTTGCCAAATGCAACACCTGGTCTTCTACACTTAAAGGAATATTAAGATGCGATAAATTATTCATACTGGTTAAAACAGTGACTCCAAGCAAAATTGGAGCCTTGGTTTTGTTTTTATAGGCCGCTTCACGCGCCGCATCGCGAGCCGCCACCATCATGTCGATACCACCACTGGTATGCACATTAAACATCCACACACCCATTTTGGTACACACTTGGGCGGCTTTAGCGACGGTATTGGGAATGTCATGAAATTTTAAATCGAGAAAAACACGCACATGATGACTCAAAATTTTTTCAACAATCTTTGGACCATGAGCGGAGAAAAGTTCGAACCCCACTTTAAAAGCCACACCCGTTTCTTTAAGACGACGCACCAACTTAAGGGCTTCACCCGAAGAATCGGTATCCAGAGCAATAATTAAGGGGTTATGTTGAGGCATTTTTTATGACAACTTTGAAAAAGTATCTTTCAAAAAATTTTCCACATTCGCCAAAGGCACAATTTGTTTTTCGCCGGTTTTTCGTGTCTTAAATTCCACTTCACCCTTCTCTAACCCTTTACCACCAATAATAAGCTGGTACGGGTATCCAATAAGATCGGCATCGTTAAATTTAACACCGGCACGTTCATCGCGATCATCCAGTACCGCATCAATTTTCAAATCTTTTTGAACATACTGGTAAAATTTTTGGGCCACATCCATCACTTTTGCATCCACCGAAAGACCAATCACCGCAATTTTGTACGGAGCTAGCGCATAGGGCCAAATAATTCCTTTGTCGTCGTGATTTTGTTCAATAGCCGCAGCCGAGGTACGCCCTACTCCAATACCATAACAACCCATTTCAATAATTTGTTCGCTTCCTTTGTCATCTAGAAAAGTTGCTTTTAAAGCTTTTGAATATTTTGTGCCCAAATAAAACACCTGGCCCACTTCAATACCTCTAAAACCTTGCATAGTTCCTTTGTTACACCGCGCACAGGTTTCGCCTTCTTTCGATTCGGCTTTTTCGATGTTGGCTGCGTAATCACACGCTGAACAGCTCACAATGGCATCTTCGCCGCTATCGGCCAGCACCTGAAATTCGTGCGAGAGCGTTCCACCAATGTTGCCGGTAACCGCTTCTACGGCGCGGTAGCTTAAACCACAGCGCGAAAATATTTTTTTATAGGCTTCGTAATAAGTCCAATAACTTTTTTGCGCATCT from bacterium harbors:
- the proS gene encoding proline--tRNA ligase → MKLSQSFIPTLREVPSEAEVVSHKLMLKAGYIRKLAAGIYNYLPLGLKVIQNIEKIIREEMNAVGAQELLMPMVLPAELWSESGRWQIYGKELLRLKDRHDNEFCLGPTHEEIITDVVRREVRSYRQLPVSLYQIQTKFRDETRPRFGLMRGREFIMKDCYSFDRTMEDAQKSYWTYYEAYKKIFSRCGLSYRAVEAVTGNIGGTLSHEFQVLADSGEDAIVSCSACDYAANIEKAESKEGETCARCNKGTMQGFRGIEVGQVFYLGTKYSKALKATFLDDKGSEQIIEMGCYGIGVGRTSAAAIEQNHDDKGIIWPYALAPYKIAVIGLSVDAKVMDVAQKFYQYVQKDLKIDAVLDDRDERAGVKFNDADLIGYPYQLIIGGKGLEKGEVEFKTRKTGEKQIVPLANVENFLKDTFSKLS
- the pyrF gene encoding orotidine-5'-phosphate decarboxylase, coding for MPQHNPLIIALDTDSSGEALKLVRRLKETGVAFKVGFELFSAHGPKIVEKILSHHVRVFLDLKFHDIPNTVAKAAQVCTKMGVWMFNVHTSGGIDMMVAARDAAREAAYKNKTKAPILLGVTVLTSMNNLSHLNIPLSVEDQVLHLASLAKQAELDGVVCSAQETKAIAQKCGKDFCLVTPGIRMPDDAAGDQKRIVTPRDAMQNGSHYLVVGRPVTQSGAPLTSVDRILASLK